The Stegostoma tigrinum isolate sSteTig4 chromosome 41, sSteTig4.hap1, whole genome shotgun sequence nucleotide sequence tgctgtggataaaATTGCCATGCTGCTTCTTATATTTTAATGGCAACAGTGCTTCGAGCCACGAACCTTACTGTGCGTCGGGCATCCTCAGACATCCTGATATGACGAGGGAAGTCTGGAATGTTCACATCTTTCCTTTTTATTACATTACATCTTTGGTTACAAAGTGTGGACACACAACAGATAAGCAAACACTGGTTTGAATTTGTCATTCTCATgccaggaacaaggatgtctcgctgcaattgtacaggggccttggtgagaccaccctGGAGTACTGAGTCTAAAGTTTGggggtctccttatctgaggtgGGAGGCTCtggcgatggagggagtgcagcgaaggctTCTCAGTGTGATTCCTGGGACGGTAGAACTGATGGGTGAAGACAGGCCGGATTGGTTAGGAATAAAACcactggcgtttagaagaatgaggggcgatcgcatagaaatgtataaaattctaacaggacaaatGCAGGATGTTTCTAATGAccagtgagtccagaaccagggggttaCAGGCAAAGGATCCAGCGGGTGTGGGGAGTCAGATCAGGAGAAATATCTTTACCCCAGatagtggggagcctgtggaattttcgaCAACAAAAACAgttcaggccaaaacattgaatgttttcttaGGTATAAAGGGATAGAACTGATGTTGGTAAGATGCGAGAACAGGGACTGAGTCAacctgaacagcagagcaggatagaagggccgaatgacctggtCCCACCCCTGCTTTCTGTTTCTATAAAAGGACTCATGGACTGCCAGTAAACAAGGAGCAACAGCGTGCCCCATGAAAATTGTCTTCTCACATCGTTTTCGAGGAGCGGAGTAATCGATCATCCTCTCTAAGATGAATCcttcttcagtgaaaccaagtgatcacagcgagagagagagagagagactgtccaCACAGAATCACCAACAATGCAAGGGTCCACAAAACCAGAATCTCAAGAAATCTGGGATTTTCCTTGAATACATCACACGGGACCAGAATCTGGATTTAGAGGAAGCAAAGGAGGAATTCAGACAACAAAACAGCTTGGACTAGTATCATCTCGCGAGATGACAACTTGCAAAAGCATTTCACACCATCACGACAATGCAAATTTGGACACTAGGGGCCACAGGGAGTTTCCTGAGTCTCCCAAATTCTTGATCAATGCAGCCCCTATTTTACTGAAAGCCTTACACATTTACAGCAATGAAGATCAGCAGGCACGGGAGCTGTAagccataagacattggagcagaaattaggccattcggcccatcatggatgatacatttctcaaccccattctcccgccttctccccgtaacctttgatccccttgacaatcaagaacttatctatctctgacttaaagatactcaatgacccagcctcctgtggcaatgaattccatagattcaccactctcttggTCTCCATTCTAAACAGTCTCCCTGTTActcgaaggctgtgccctcaggtcctggtctctcctgccaatggaagcatcttcccaacagccactctgtccaggccattcaatattcaggaagtttcaattagacccctcctcatccttctaaactccatgagGTATAGTCTCCCAATGCCCTCAAACACATGTTAAgcctttcatccctgggatcattctcatgaacctcgtCTGGACACAGCCAGCACACCCAGGACTAACTGGATATGAGCTTACAAAGGGATGCTTTCCTGTGTAGGCGTCTGAGTCAGAGGTGAAAGGATCGTTCCATGGCAGGCACTGACCGTGTTTCTTTCTGCAGTGAAAATAACATATCAGCAACAGGATGAGGACTCCAGCGACGACTGCCACAGTTACCCCGATCACACACCCTACAGCAGCAATTAGAAAGACCGAATAAATAACGGAGAAATGAGAGCAGGGCTGTTCATGAAGCAAAGCTGAAAGGGTGTCAAGGAAAGCAGGGGACTGAGGATGACTGCTCCAACTCTGGTGTGTCACTGCATTCAGCCTCCGGCCTCCAGCTTATATCTGAAcaggacgaggccattcagccccccacTTCAGGTCTGTTGCACAGGAACAGGAAGTGGTCATACAGTCCCCATgttgagcctgttacacaggaacaggaggaggccactcagccctgaATTTGAGCCTGTGACAGAGGAACAGGGGGAGGCGTTTCAGCCTCCAGTTTGAGCCTGTTACAGAGGAAatgcaagaggccattcagccccctgctTGACCCTGTtactcaggaacaggaggaggccattcagcccctcttcAAGCCTGTTGCTCAGGAACCACAAGAGCATGTCAGCCCCCTGCTTGACCCTGTTACtcaggaacaagaggaggccattcagccagctgCTTGAGCCTGTAacccaggaacaggaggaggcctgGCTCAGGGACACAGATCCCATTCCCTGGGTTTGGCGAGGGTTGGTGGATTGATTCCAGGAATAACGGACGATGTGAATTCCTAACCTTTGCCCGCCGTGGTCTCTCGGCCTCTGGTCACTGATGTTACTGGACTGCTCAGTGTGACAGCTGCTCCCCCAATCAGGGAATGGGAAGAGAAATCGACAGATCAGTCACAGAAAGGGTAGAAATGACACAGACGTGTTACTGACCCTCTCAGGATTAACCCCCCACACACTGTCAGTTTGTAACGTTCAACGCCCAGGCACAGGGTCAGCACACATTCAGTTGTAACTCAGGTCAGAATCcgagaattgtacagcacaggcggaggccattcagccccctgctTGAGCCTGTTACCCAGGAACAggcggaggccattcagccccctgcttgagcctgtcacacaggaacaggcagagaccattcagccccctgCTTGAGCCTGTCACACagcaacaggaggaggccattcagccccctgcttgagcctgtcacacaggaacaggcagaggccattcagccccctgcttgagcctgttacacaggaacaggaggaggccattcagccccttgcttGAGCCTGTAacccaggaacaggaggaggccattcagcccgctgCTTGGCCCTGTTacccaggaacaggaggaggccattaaGCCCCTGCTTGAGCCTGTTACCCAGGAACAGgcagaggctattcagccccctGCTTGAGCCTGTCACACagcaacaggaggaggccattcagccccctgctTGACCCTGTTACTCAGgaaaaggaggaggccattcagcccgctgCTTGGCCCTGTTacccaggaacaggaggaggccattaaGCCCCTGCTTGAGCCTGTAACCCAGGAACAGGAGAGGGCCATTCAGGCCCCTGCTTGACCCTGTtactcaggaacaggaggaggccattcagccagctgCTTGAGCCTGTAacccaggaacaggaggaggcctgGTTCAGGGACACAGATCCCATTCCCTGGGTTTGAGGGGGGTTGGTGGATTGATTCCAGGAATAACGGACGATATGAATTGCTAACCTTTGCCCGCCGTGGTCTCTCGGCCTCTGGTCACTGATGTTACTGGACTGCTCAGTGTGACAGCTGCTCCCCCAATCAGGGAATGGGAAGAGAAATCGACAGATCAGTCACAGAAAGGGTAGAAATGACACAGACGTGTTACTGACCCTCTCAGGATTAACCCCCCACACACTGTCAGTTTGTAACGTTCAACGCCCAGGCACAGGGTCAGCACACATTCAATTGTAACTCAGGTCAGAATCcgagaattgtacagcacaggcggaggccattcagccccctgctTGAGCCTGTTACCCAGgaacaggtggaggccattcagccccctgcttgagcctgtcacacaggaacaggcagagaccattcagccccctgCTTGAGCCTGTTACCCAGgaacaggtggaggccattcagccccctgctTGAGCCTGTGACCCAGGAACAggcggaggccattcagccccctgcttgagcctgtcacacaggaacaggaggcagcTGTTCAGTACGCCCCTCATCGAACCTTTTGAATCGGCTGCCTTTCAGGCTCTGTGTCCCAGATGACAATGACGTTTTGTGTCAAAAATCAAATTGTCCTCTTTTGTCCCACACCTCCCGCCGTGTTCTTTTCCCATTTGACTTCATTTGTGTCCTTCTGGGGCCTGACCGTACTGCCATTGTAAAGAGATGTCATGTTAACGATTGGCTCTGATGTTCCCTATTGAGCCTCTGAGTGCAGTGGTCCGCTGGTGACCAGCCCTCCTGTGCCTGGGGACGACAAACAGTTAaaacagggtctaggcccgaaacgtcagccttcctgctcctctgatgttgcttggcctgctgtgttcatccagctctacaccttgttatcttaaaaccGCTCTCGTGTTGAGTCTATCATTATTGTGTTCCAATCTCCATATCCTCTGGTCTATTTTATTTATCTAATTTCCAAACTACTCCTGCATCCCTTCTCTCCTGTCTCCTTCCCTTCTCCTTTTCCTCCTTCTGTCCTCCATCAATCTTTTGCCTCCCCACCTCACTTCctcttcactttctttctctccagGCCTTACATATTTCAAGCACAAGCCTGGGCTCGCGCTCCACGTCTCCATCAACACGagcaccccctccctccctctaaccccaccagTCTCAACCGCCCCCACAACATTACCTGGCTTCCTGGTGGATGCTCCCCCACCCACGTCACCATTGCAGAGGTCAACAGAGCAACACTTGGGAGAGCCATCAAACTGGATCCGGAATTCCGACAGCCTGCCAGCAGATTGGCAGACTGTCTCGGAAGCGCAGCCTCTGGCAAAGAACTGCCCCCCAGCCGAGGCTGCAGACAGATGGGATACATGTTAGAAAGGGCCAGGGGAATGGTGTTACTGTCAGTGCTGGTTATAACAGGCAGGTCTGTGACGGGGTGGGGGAGCGGACACAGGGCCATTACACAGTGCGATGGCCTAACGGTGCCATCACAGGGCTGTTTGTCCCGTTCTGGTCGCCTCAGTACAGGAAGGAcatggaagcactggaaaaggcgcagaggagattgcctggaatggagggaaggtcttacgaggaaagtttgagagagctagggctttcctctttataaggatgagaggggacttgaaatgatcagaggtatggatagagtggacagccagagacttcttcctcgggtgggggtagctattatgagggggcatagtttttaaagtgagtggaggtagatatagaagaggttctttactcagagagtggtcaggggggtggaatgcattgccggagaggggagaggagtcagcctcattaggggcatataagcagctattagacaggcaaatggatgacagtataaggtaggggtggaggttagatagaccttaggtttagggtaaaagtacaacatcgtgggccgaagggcctgtactgtgctgtaatgttctatgttctatgttaatccagacacccaggtaatgtttctggggacctgggcttgaatcccactactgcagatggtggaattctttaaggaaggaaactgccatccttacccggtctggactacatgtgactccagacccacagcgaatGTGGCTGATTCTAAACACCAAATAGGGAAAGGCATTAAATACTGACCCAGCCACCTTGCCAACAGATACATAAACGCACCCTCCTCCCTCGCTCCAAACACAAGATCACAGCAGATAACACTTACTCATTCACATCCGGCTCTCTGACTGTCCAAGGCACCAAGAGCAAACATCTCAGCATTGAATCTAATCAACTGCACCCGCCTGCTCATAATGCCGTCTCCTTAACAGTGGGCCGTCCaatggcacggtggttcagtggttagcaatgctgcctcacagctctagggACATGGGTCTGATTTCCCTGCAGCTTTCCCTGTGACATTTGCACATTCTGCCGTGTCTgagagggtttcctccgggtgctccggtttccccccacagtccaacaGATGTGCGGGTTACTTTGGATTGgccgtgtccagggatgtgtgggctagggtGGATCAGTAATGggaaaatgcaggtttacaggaataGAGATGGGATGGGGTGGAGGGCGATGCATGGACGCTACCAgaccttgataacaaggtgtgcagctggatgaaaacggcaggccaagcagcatcaggggagcaggaaagctgacatttcgggtcttttgacccttttctgatgatgggtccgggcccgaaacgtcagctttcctgctcctaagatgctgcttggcctgctgtgctcatccagctccacaccttgttatctcggattctccagcatttgcagttcccattatcgctgcaGGACCTCAGTAATTTTATCAcagatttccagcacctccaGCGTTTTTCCATCATCAGTGACACCAGGTGCAATTTTAACGTTGGGTCCAGTGGGGCCAGTGCACCCTCCCAAGTGCGGACGTGACGGTGGGTTCTCCTGCACACCCCACCCCCAGGCCCAACTGGACCGAGATGTCCTCCGCTGATGGGGTATCCCAGACGTACCCAGAGCTTCAATGCCTGACACATTCACGCAGCGAGTCTCTGATCCAGCACATTGCACCGTCTGCTCGGACAGACTGCAGGATTCCCGTGAGTTGTTGAAACACCCTCGACATTCCAGTCCGTTCGGTGTGCTGTTCCGAGCCTCTGGAAGACAAACCCAAAACACAAACACTATCATTGATGACAAACAaacaggagataacaaggtgtagagctgagtgaacacaacaggccaggcagcgtcagaggagcaggaaggctgacgtttcgggcctaaacccttcttcagaaatgctaaccctaaccctcccccatttctgatgaagggttgaggcccgaaaggtcagcttttgtgctcctgagatgctgcttggcctgctgtgttcatccagctccacactttgttatctcggattttccagcatctgcagttccctctaTCTCTGAGACAAACAGGAGTTCGCAGTTTACTGAACAGCCCCGTTGCTTCCAATAGAAATACGCCTCGAAATCTGTCACACCGTTGTGAAAGTGTTGCATGACAAcggaaagaggccactcagcccctcgagGCCGTTCCTCTCTATTCTTCAACTGCAGCTGCTCAGTGTCCCAGAGAGCAAACAGAAATGGatatctttactctgtatctaaccccggctgtccctgtccctgggagtgtttgatccggggggacagtgtagagggagctttactctgtatctaaccccgtgctgtccctgtccctgggagtgtttgatggggacagcgtAGAGGAGGCTTTACTCTCTACCTAAcccagtgctgtccctgtcctgggagtggcCGATGGGGAgaaagtgtagagggagctttactctgtatctaaccccgtgctgtccctgtcctgggagtgtttgttgggggacagtgtagaggaggcttTACTCTCTACCTAAcccagtgctgtccctgtcctgtgaGTGGCCgatggggggacagtgcagagggagctttactctgtatctaacctgtgctgtccttgtcctgggagtgttcgatgggggggaaagtgtagagggagctttactctgtatctaaccccgtgctgtctctgccctgggagtgttcgatgggggggacagtgtagagagaggtTTACTCTCCATCTAACCCtgcgctgtccctgtcctgggagtatttgaatGGGACACTGTAAAGGGGGaattcctctgtctctatccctggCAGTCTCTGATGGAACTTGATGGGAGGTTTGTGGGATTGATGTGTCTCGGTCACGATGTTATGAAACCGATGATGGAATGAGTCTAATTGGATCTGGATCGGATTCTGACGCTTTGTAACCTTACCCACAACTGTCTGGTCATTACAGAGATTGAAGTCACAGCATCTGCTGCTCTCTGACAGGATCACAGATCCAGTGTTCAAGGAAACAGGATCCGAACATGATCCACAGGAATTTCTGATCACTTGGTTGGGCTTTCCGGCTGAAAACAAGCAAAGATCACATTAGCGATTTCACATAGGCTGCTCGTCACCAATAGTAAGATAGACAGACCGGGGATGAaggagaagaaagagagagagatgaagcaaAAGGCTCCCAATGAGAGACGGAGGAGTATGAGTAAAAGTGAAGAAGAGATGTGGAAGGTTAGggcaagagagaaggaaagaaggagagaaaaagagggggaaAGGAGACAACATTTCCCACAGAGTTCAAAACGGTTTAAACCCTCTGTAGCTTTCAATTAATACCTAAATGGTTTACTTGTCAAGACTTCACTTTCAGAATCTTACTGcaacaaacaaactaaaatcaCCATTGATTAAACAATGTCTTTCATTTGGCATTTATATGTCAAACTGTGACACTTCTCATCAAGCTAAGAAATATAATGACTGAAAGTACAGCAAATGTTAAAGTCTGCATAATTTTACCAGACCATaggagagagataacaaagtgtcgagctggacgaacacagcaggccaagcagcatcttaggagcttacgtgctcctctgatgctgcttggcctgctgtgttcatccagctctacactttgttgtctcggattccccagcatctgcagttcccattatctctcgtagGAGAGAGGTGACtggcagtggtttaacctgagggtcaccatgggtccaggaaggggagaggcGGAAAAGGAGAAacgttcatggtaacctcagctggtgtgagaATTTGGCCCATAATGTTGACATCACTCTCCACTACAAACCAATTTTGCCACCAACTAGCTATGTATAGTGCTGTTACAGCAGTCACTCAATTCAAAATAAGTCCTAGCTCCCTCAGTATTACTTCCATTCATTGTGTTTTCCATCTTGGAATGGTTGAACTTCCGAAATGCCTTCCGGGATGCAAGTTTCCCTGGAAATTTCTCCCTCCACATAAAACTAGGCAAATCTTCCaggcttagagataatgggaactgcaggtgctggagaatctgagataacaaggtgtggagctggatgaaaacagcaggcccagcagcatcagaggagcaggaaggctgaccccCTGAaaaggcctggacccttcttcagaaattattcaGATGATCAGAAATCATCAGCGTTTCTGAtaaaggatccaggcccgaaatggctgctttcctgctcctctgatgctgcttggcctgctgtgttcatccagctccacaccttgttatcccaggttctccagcatcggcagttcctactgtctctgatacaattttaagcccactgagaagccatttctgaagaagggacgaggcccgaaacgtcagctttcctgctcctctgatgctgcttggcctgctgcgttcatccgcctgtgcaccttgttatctcagattctccaggctTGTATTAATTCCTtgtgaatttgatttttttctcaATACAAGCTCCAATTCTCATAGCTGCGTGGTGAGCTGTAACTTGTTGCTGCCTacatttgctctctctctcccagatctTGAGAAACTAATTGTGTTGCTGAGTTTGTTGGAGTATATCACAAGCACTTCCACTCTCAAAGGCCAATTCTACTACAATGTGAATCACATGGGTCATATATCCAGGTAGAAAAGTCATTGCCCTTCATTGTAAGCCCAATTCTCTTTCATCCTGGATCTAAGTAGGCAGCTTAAAGGTACTGGTTATAACTTGAACTTCACAGAGCTTTGAAAGGAGTTTTGAGACACAATCTATTCACTGTCAGGAAACAAGCTAATGTCACAACCTTGTCCATTCTTCCTCCTTTAATCACAAATCATTGAACCAGACTGCTTGCTGTTAGTCAGAGTTCAAAATGAAACACACAAAGACCTTCATTTT carries:
- the LOC125448406 gene encoding phospholipase A2 inhibitor and Ly6/PLAUR domain-containing protein-like isoform X1; the protein is MLQRSQTMLSPTVLLCSLLAEVWPLTCHQCSSISGGCDQQQVTCLSGINTCLTKSISIILAGKPNQVIRNSCGSCSDPVSLNTGSVILSESSRCCDFNLCNDQTVVEARNSTPNGLECRGCFNNSRESCSLSEQTVQCAGSETRCVNVSGIEALASAGGQFFARGCASETVCQSAGRLSEFRIQFDGSPKCCSVDLCNGDVGGGASTRKPAVTLSSPVTSVTRGRETTAGKAVTLSSPVTSVTRGRETTAGKGCVIGVTVAVVAGVLILLLICYFHCRKKHDSGPV
- the LOC125448406 gene encoding uncharacterized protein LOC125448406 isoform X2 gives rise to the protein MKILLGAVLLTILVTQGYSLTCHSCNSLRGNCALNTTIECNRTTHSTCRSISVNTLIGNENSTYLVSGCGGCFGLVTFNSGLISHYVHTTCCSSSLCNNDVKPDIENSTLNGLECHACLAFADECRNLTTPVKCRGQQDHCLHTSGFLTGLWPLTCHQCSSISGGCDQQQVTCLSGINTCLTKSISIILAGKPNQVIRNSCGSCSDPVSLNTGSVILSESSRCCDFNLCNDQTVVEARNSTPNGLECRGCFNNSRESCSLSEQTVQCAGSETRCVNVSGIEALASAGGQFFARGCASETVCQSAGRLSEFRIQFDGSPKCCSVDLCNGDVGGGASTRKPAVTLSSPVTSVTRGRETTAGKAVTLSSPVTSVTRGRETTAGKGCVIGVTVAVVAGVLILLLICYFHCRKKHGQCLPWNDPFTSDSDAYTGKHPFILVPCDVFKENPRFLEILVLWTLALLVILCGQSLSLSLAVITWFH